DNA sequence from the Vicia villosa cultivar HV-30 ecotype Madison, WI linkage group LG3, Vvil1.0, whole genome shotgun sequence genome:
ACTCCGCAATGTTTCTTCCAGTTTAACGAAAATCTGAGAATGCTCCTGCAAAGAGAAAAACACACGACAAATAATTTATTCATTCATTCTAGAGGAGGCATTGAGCATAAAACAGAAAAGTCCAATAGAGTGGTTAGTAAACAATCAGACCAACATTTTTTTAATCAGGTGAAATCCATGTTCAAAAGCTTAATCATTTCACTTAGCCAAGAAGGACaattcagcaaacacatggtaaTAACACATTCCTCCAAACCTATTTCTAGAGTTAGTTCTTCCCTAAAATGCTACTAAATAATGTGGGAAAAGAAGTTTGGAGAAAACCTAATAATGGGCTATTCTTATCTTGTACTGAACCTTTCACCAACAGTGTCCCAGGGATTTGCTGAAAAACCTGCAGCTTGGAAAGAAAACCACCTAAGATCAACATGAACCTCCCACAATTTTAAGTGTTCCCAAAAATAAGTTCATAAAACCAGATGTTGATTTGTAAAAtcctataataataaattaacttAAACATGGTTAGCTTAAGTTAGTGAAGAAGACTTCCAATGGAACTGGTTCATCCAAGATATGTGATTTCATGAATTAAGGCAAGCATAGCAGTAAATCTTTAAGATAGGTACTGAATCCTATATGAACAAATACAGTTGACAATGCATGTCTAGCAGACAAGCAAATATGGGCAGCAATCATCATTGCAGTAAACATCAGGGCAAAAGTAAGTGTGAAGAAATGCTGAGTTTAATCCACAAAAGGAAATAATATGCAGAAAAAGGAAGTCAATCCCACCTCCTTAGCAGCCATACAGACTGTTGTGGCCAAACATTTTCAACTGGGGCGGTGTTGATGTTCTTATTTTCATTTTCCTTAAAACCAGAATTCCTGTACCTTCTCATGTTGGACCTAAATGAAACAGACAACAACATTATTAGTTTTTGGACACTTAGATAACTCATCATAGAAGGTACCTGAAGTAAATGTAACAGACAACAGCATTATTAGTTTCATAGAATTCTCACATTGTATTTAGCTTCTTACAATGTACCAGGGAGGAAGTGCTCAAGCACCTGAAGCAGGGGGAAATATTAACAACAGCTGAAGCAGGTAAAACAGCCGACAAAGTTTGTTGTTGGGCCTGTTGCTGAATATTTGACGATGATTTCAATTGCCCATCTGTTGTCATATTATATTATAACAGTTGTGTTTAAAATGtaactgaaacaaaatccatccaGTGATAGGGACCAAACTGGTATTTTCAATCATGGAGGAACCAAAACTTTGAATATTTCAACTGCATAGGTATGTACCAATTCACAGGTGTGGACATGCGAGTCATTGCACTATGACCAATTATTGGAATACGAGGAAAAAGACTTATAGTTAGGTGTACAATTATTGGAAGTAAGGGAAACTACATCATATGTATTTGAATGTTCCAACGGGATATGAGGAAAGCAATACAAGCCATTAGCATCAAGAAATCCTTTAAGAAAATCCTGATTAGAAATATGAGATTTTATAACATATTTGTTAACAAAATACTAAAAAGTGATAACATTAACTTTAGCAAACTTTGAAACATACAACAAGTTTCTAGTTATCTCAGAAACATGAAGAATTTTTCCGTGTATTAGTTTAGTGTTTGGTGTAGATTATGAACTAAAGCATGAAGTCCAATTGACCTAGTCTAAATACTTTGGACATTACCTATTTTTACTCTATCCTTCCCTAGATTGCCAAAcgtatgttgtaaaagaaaatcaaagcaAGTAAGATGGTGAGAAGCACCAGGATCTAaaaactaggggtgttcgcggtgcggtttgggcggttttgacgaaaaaaatcatccgaaccgcaagagaaaaaatagtgcggtttggttcggttgacttttaaaaaaaatccgaaccaaaccaaaccaaactaatgcggtttggttcggttcggttggttcgattttttacaaatattttattgggccatacatacacatatagatgataacataattttgtatttatacattcatacactatcaaataacaacaaaactcgtcatattttgacaacaattttccatttaatatgtaaaaattaaattagacaaaaatagaatattaaacataaaataatagcataaaacaatataaaaattattataacgaaacaaaaaaaatagaagagacgaaagattagtgaaagtgaaaaagaaaaaaagtgttgagagattagagaagaagatatgcgataaaaacgaaactgaaatacataacatttacataaaaatgagaaggtgaaaaagaaagaatataagagagtagagattatagaagaagagggaagatgtatgtggcaaagaaggtgcgataatgttattagagattttagaagatcgggactgaaattatatgtgtaaggatgggaaaattgttcgtaatcataatgctaatgtataataagtttaagtttgggttggatgtgagttagtaaaatttaggttgtaacatagtgcggtttgattcagtttggttcggtttacaaaatacaaatcgcaaaccgaaccgaaccgtgcggttttgtaaaaactgacccaaactaatctgaatcaaatgcggttttttgcggtttcggtttggtttggtttggtttgcagttttctattgggttggtttgattTTGATCACCCCTACTAAAAACCATGTCTGAGGTTCAAAGTCACATGACATGAAATACTCCTTAGTGTAGGCATGTGAATTTTTTGTGGCCATCACTGTAGTTGGAGTATTGGTTGAGCATTTTCACAAACATCTTGATTTGCATGTCATTGGTTGAGCATTTTCGCAAACATCTTGTGTGCTTGCCATAAAAACAAATTACTCATCATACTTGTGCCGACAATCAAGCACAACATGACCATCCTTGCCACAAAGTTGTCAAGTTGGTCTATTGACTAAGTTGTTTTCTGTTTGGTTTGGCGGTGAAAATGCCAAACGTGCGTTCCTGCTCCATCAATGTGAGTATGCTATGTTtggttttcatttttattttgacCGCAGCCATGCATTTTCTCCCAAACCGTGCGTCTGGCTGAAGCTTGAAATCCTAGCTTTTCAATTTTAGGAGAATCGATTCTCTTAGTAACACCATACATCACAGCTTAAAATTTCTATTATGCCCCCTTTGTAATTGCTTGAAACACATTCACAATTTTTCTTTTCACTGcttttatttttgtattgatATCTTCATATTAGGAAATATTGAAAGAATGGgtcgaaaaaataaaagaaaatataggcTCTAAAGACCCACTATACTTTTTTCTTTATGTTTAGGGGGGTTTAATCTTTTActtaacttaatcaatttatttGGCTGTCTATTTTAACAAATTAACATAaaacagaataaaataaaaagattataaaaaaataaaatataatttatttttaaatgatgataAAACGCAcggtataaaatattattttaagtagaataaaattaatataattaagatattaaaattaacataacttaaatataattaacataaaaaatagaataaacttttattttaagtaCACATACTAAAACctattttagtaattatatatCTAAAATCAATTTGTTCTAAAATCATCCAAACAACAATGGACCGATAAGAATCACTTTTATACGACCTTGTAAGATTAATACACACTCTCTCATACGACCTTGCAATTAGATGACCTATATCAAGGAAGCGGGTCCATTTATCCTCCGGTGCGAATCCACTCACGCAAGATATAAGagcgttatatatatatatatatatatatatatatatatatatatatatatatatatatatatatatatatatatatatcttcaacTTTCTCTTTACTCCCGAACACACGTGTGTATAAATATCTATTGCCCATCAACTCTTTGATCGTGGTATTTCGGACAATATGGTAATCCTCTTCCCCTTTACCTTGCAAAccagaaacaattcaaaaaccaCAGTTACCATCACCCCGATATTGACAATCCGTTCAATGTACTTGTGCATAAAAATCGACATGTGATCGATGAATGATATTTTTGGTGGAGTCGGTGTAGTAGGTGGTTTGCATATCTTCTTGATCCTTCAACATTGACCTACAAACCTCTAAAGCCCATGCAAAATTGTCCTCTTTTTCGCACTCTAGAAATGCAAAACCAACAGAATACGTCTTCTCAGTCGACGTAATATCAACAATTTCCAACAATGGAAGCATGTACTTTTTGGTCTTATACGTTGAATGAATTATGAGCACGGTGGGAAACGTATTGACCAATTCAATGTAGTCAGGATGAGCCCAATAAATATCTCTTACTGTAACCCCATCATCACCTCGTCGGTGCCTACAAACATAATTGTTTTCATCTAGAAGTTTTAAGAGGTGTTGCATCTCAGTTCGATCCCCCCAATCGCTAATTTAGATTGATAGCTCATATtataaacttgcttgatattttaTGTATTCCTGGATCTTTAGCACTTCAAGTTTGTAAATATGTTTTTGGGCGGTACCAAGTTCAAATTCATATCAGAAACACATGTTTTCTCATCCGGAAGAAGTTGACATGCAATTGAATGACCGACTAATTTTTGACTTAAATCATGGTTGTGTAAACCACATATCATATTAAATATCCTTTTTTATTTGCCAAAAGATAACCACGCAACCTAAATGGTCATTCACATTTTCTTGAATTGGTTTCAATTTTTTGATACGATGGATATATTTTCCACTTTCGCATGTCAAACTCACAAATGCATTTCTTCTAGCCGTACCATTATCATACCTGCCAATCACAACACCAAATCCTAGTTTCGTAGCCTCTATACGAATCCACTGCAACATGTCTTCACGTAATTCAAACTCTTCTCCATTTTCAAAATGCTCACGAATATCTACCACCTTAATTGCGATAGGAGATACAAGTGGTAAAAGAACTTGAGATACATTAGGTTTAAGAATGATAtcgggatgcaccatacctaatattataaaaaaaacataaaacttaTTAACACTAACTTATTAAAAATTTTGGTGTCAAGTAAACCCTAACAGAAACCGGAAATGTGACTCCGGTTATGTTCAACTACAAACCAAAAGTATACATTTGGTTCTTGCGTAACCTGTTTACACAATCAAAAATAGATTAATGTAAGGAACATGGATTGAAATGAATAATGTTTACCTTAAATTTCACGTTCTTGACCTCGTTTTGATTTGATGAACCACAAAAATGAAGATTTAGAGTAGAAAAATGGATTAAGAATGGAAGGGCGTTTTAGAGGTTTTatggaaagaagaagaaatggtATGATCAAAAGTTGACCATGCTCGTTACTGTTTTAGCCATTATGGATTTGTCATAATACCAGAAGTATACTTTCAATTATATTTGAAATGACAATGTGGCAGAAAAAATCAATCTTTCTGCTCTACTAATCGGAAACATAATACTGGTACAAAACCGGAGATATATCTCTAATACATTTTTTACATTTTGAAGGCCCAAACCACATTTGACCTATTTTGTAAAATATGTGGTGCGAACCGGAAATGCATTTACGGTTTTAGAGGGATAAATTTGAAATTGCAAAGAATCTTTCTTTTGGGTATGtggtgaaataaaaaaatttctatatatatatatatatatatatatatatatatatatatatatatatatatatatatatatatatatatagggcaaccattggattttaaaataaatggtggagattatgggtgaatctttttttctctttcctacattttgaaataaaagattcacccataatctctaccatttattttaaaatccaatggttgagattcattctcacattctcatataaatatagcattctcatatgatatgccatatatatatatatatatatatatatatatatatatatatatatatatatatatatatatatatatatatatatatatatatatatatatattgaagggtCTTGCTAACGAGTGTCCTCAGGACACTCTTTAagtatactaaataaaaaaatattttttataaaagtcaatatttcaattttcaataagagaaaatgggtgatgcactgatagtgtaaaattattttacactgtcaatcaatcacaaccatgtatccaattccatcacacttttatctttaaaaaattttaatgacatggcaaattgcttgttttctattggatgacagtgtaaaactgttttacactgtcagtgcatatccattaaaccctttcaataaatttaatatatgcATTTTTAAAAAACTTATCACTTTAATTACTAATGAGTGTCATAAACACATTAGTTAGCATTTCCTTATTTTGAATAGTACATATAAGTGGATGCAGCTTGTTTGGATCTTCTGACCTGCCTTCATCCTACGTCTTCAACTGGTACTTCCATGATGAGTAGAAGAGGTTCGTTTAAACAAAATCTTTCGATCGGTTGAAAATTGAAATTGTTGCTTGAGGTTAGGGTTGATTTGTTATAGAGAGGTTGCAGCTTCTCTCTCTAACATACAAGATCCTTGGAATTGATTGAACTACGTCTACTTAACAAGGATCATAAGTCAGAACCAAAGTGATCCAACTGTGACCGTCTATTTTCATCAGTCAGGTTTTTCTTTTAAGTATTTTAGGTATTTTGCATCACATACCCAGGTAGGACAGCTGCAGGAACAAAGTTGGACATCCCACAAAAAATATGCATTATATCCATGCCTTCCAACCGGGTACGCTGTTCATGAGACATTTGTTATAACTCTTCACCATGAATCTCCATGCCTTTGCCGCATCCTCTTTGGTTGCTAATACTCTTCACACTACACTTCTAAACCTAATATGTCTTTAGATGAATACTTTTAAAGCTTTACCCAACCATCATTTGCGGGGCACATTATTTTAGTCACTCTCCCATTAGGCTGCCAATCAAGAGAAATGTTGCGTACTTCATCCATCATAAATATTTCGCTGCTATTTTCTTTAACCAATTACACTATAAAGTCGTGCAAATCCAAAGTAAAAAAGAATCATGTCTTCATGCATAAGTTAGAATCATAAAACTATGGTTCTACTGTGTACATTTTATTGGGATAACATGGATTTGTGGAAGATACATTAATTAGAAaattataacatggttaacacggACTATGGGCTACATGAACCAGGGGATATATTAAGTAGAAAAATTATAACAGGATACACATAATCATACAAAGGCAACTGAAATGAGCCAGAGAGAGCTtgtttacaattttaaaatttaggCTCAAGCTGCTGAGGCTTTAGAAACTTGTCAAACCAATCAGACGACTCTTTCACCTGAAATTTTGTTATTTGATGCCCAATTTTAGGTTCTCCAATAAACTGCATGTCAAAGCAATCAATTGCAATTCTTTAGTTCAAAAGacttaattattatatttgtACTATATTAGAAGTGGTTTAAAACAAAATGATACACCATTGACATTGGACACTACAACATTGAAAACGGAAATTACAGGTTCCAAGTAACTGTTAAATAGTGACAAGTCAATGTGATTTCATACCTTAAAATTATCGGAGCATTGAAACTCTGCATATATCTGACTTACTTTTAACCTTAAATTTTCCAATCCGGCAAGGGGACACCTAGGATCTTCCGCACCTATAGTCACAAACACCCAAACTAATATTTCAATTCCAAGTTAAATTCAAACCCCCAATAAATATATAAACTGATTAATAGAGATGCATAGGTCTAATAAGTAACTGAAGAAGTGCAAAACTTGTATTAGAGTGTGCTCAAGACATCAATTTGCATATGAATATTGTTGCAACTACAATTTGAAAGtgtttatatataataaatacaaGAATCTTACCATTTAGAATAAGTAGAGGACGGGGCGCTATAGATGGAATTGAGTAGGGAGAATCATAATTGGAAGCTAAACCAGGTGCAATCCTGTCCCACAcctgattaaaaaatataaactcTTGAGGTTAGGATCCAGTATTTATGTGAAGATTCTGCTCAGTTGACGAACGAGTAGCAATTATAATATATCAAAGCAATATATCAATTAAGTTGGAGTCTTGAGACAATTATAGTTGACCTTCTCCACTACGTCTTTGTCAATACCACTTTTACCCAAATCATCACGAGCCACTGCATACATGAGCACAAGAGAATTTTGATGTAATTAATTACCAAGGCACGTTAAAAATGCTGTCGTTCATTGCTGGTAAGCTTATCCATAGGACTCATATTCATATCCTACGGATCTTACtcaaacatcattacaacattaCCATGTAAATATGTAAATATGTAAATGAGAAAACTGATCTTTTATGAGATTGTTTGATGGTACATATGAAATCCTTACTATAATTTTTTAAAGTACTATACATAGAAACTGGTAGATATATGATTACTAGAATGATTAAATGATACTTAGTGAATTTCAGTACATATATATAGTTTTTAATGAAGTAACAAGAGCAataataaagtaaagaaagaacacgtgaaatgtaaatgaaatttcagaaataatACATTATCATACCTTCAAAAACAGGTTTTATACTTTCAACTCGTTCATGCCACTTATCATTGTCTATGGCCCATCGAAATCCCTGCATGTAAATGATTCTTAgtatttaagttgttgttttaaaAGCAACTTGCTAAAGATAAGCTTCAATCAATAATACAATGTTCACCTGAACGCCAATTAAAGGAGCAACTACTGCATAGCGAGTATCAGCAGCTCCAGCAAACCATGCATGCATTCCTAAAACCAAGAAATTATGTAATTGATGAGTCACAACAAACCTGGTATCTAACATATTCCTCTCAACTTCTCTCAACCAACCTCCAAGTGATATTCCAGTGATTCCTATCCTAGAGGGGTCTATATCTTCTCTCTGTGTTAGATAATCTGCCAATTTAATCAAGTCCCATACCTGCCAGATCAAGGAATAGTACACCGTTTCAAAATCAAAGTAATCGTGAGTTCAAACTGCCTTAAGCTAATGCCACCAGCTTTACTACAGGCCAGTCAAATCATTTTGGGGGCATAAAATGATTCAGTTAAATAAGAAAGCAGCATGATACAAATGTAAGAAATTTACCGTGTCATATATGAATGGCATTGTGTCTCCGGTTTTCCATGCAGAAATAAGAGCCTGTTTTTTTAACCAACACAAAAGCAAGAAACAAATGATCAGTTTTGAATTTTTATACAGTTAACTCATGTTTTTGTTTGCGAAGGATATTGCGTCGTTACGGCGAATGTTTGAAAAAAAGTCTACAAGTGAATTGGTTCCTTTGAGGAGCTTTCTGTGGAGGAGTTTGTGAATTTCTTTGCTAATTAATTGTGATAAGGTGAAGGTTTTGTCAGAGAGGTCCACCAAACAGTCATTTGGCTCGCTACGGCTTGGAGTATTTGGCTGCGGGTATTTTTAAGGATGAGGTGTTTAGTTTTACCGAATGTATGTCAGATATTATCATTAATTCTGTGAGGTGGCTTTATTCGCTTATAAACTTGTAATTTATTGTAACTTTCATATTTGAAATATTCTACCGCTCCGTTATTTTGAACAGTTGAAGTTTACCGTGTTGTTCTTGGTTGGGGTATCTATTATACTCCCATCAATACATTGCCTActtataaaaaaaagtaaatttgtgaaaaataattaatttacattttattttatgtAAAGATGAGATGAACACCAAAATAATAAACATCTAAAATGATAGAAAAAATTATGAGTATTCAAATCTTCAGAAAtgataaaatacttaaaataatattttaagaataattattaaatctaatttttatttgaaattttttttaaaaaaaaatttataaacatttttttacaCAAAGTTATGtaaaactataaaaattattttaaaaaaacagaaacaaacaagcctttaattttttttaataaaaatgaggcatacaattttttgaagaaaatattttataattttaagcaAACAAAAAAGCCATacttaaaaaaaatcatcaacaaatctTCTCTAAATCAGTTGTATTAAAATGAACTTCAAAATAAACTTAGGCACAAATATAactcaaatatttaattttttaaaactaaaacttATAAGAAGAATCTATTAAcagttttttaattatattatagttTTTCCTTATTATgtgtaaaatatttgattttaatttttatggcACTAATATTGAACGGATTAATATAAAGTATTGGtacatattataaaattaattttaatatagacTATGTAAAACATAAGAATTTCTTTTGCAAacaataaaaactaataaaatgaaattataagagctttaaaaaaagtaatatattttttgagatcaattaaaatttaaagctcttttttttattttattaattagtaacattatatatatttttattggtttGTATTGTCCATTCaaaatttaaagtgttaatatgcGCTTCTAACTTGCAAAAAACTCTTAGATATAGTTTAATTTGTTCAAAATAGTTTAATATCAATTAAGTTAGTTACTAGATAGTTATAATTATATTACGTGCATCCTACCGGAATGTTTATACATGTTAGAATTTctgagcaattcttgcatggacacggtCATAAATCTATAATCTTAGGCACAACTAATAAGAAGttagtaatttttaatttatttttattttaattttatttttatttggtttcatgggagtggttgagattatgaaggaaaaagaaaattcttaatttattttttaattaattaaaattatataattgatTGTATGTAAAACAAATTCCTAGGTCCGTGTCCAATTAACTGTATTCTACCGGTATGTTAATACATGCAACAACAACTCTACCGGCATGTTAATCATTCCTTTTATTctagtaattaatttttttttttggcaaaatatatatattttaaaggaaAAATATAGATTAGGTGATCTTCTAGAAAGCTAGTAGGGTATCTGAATTGACTTTTGGAGAAAGAAccttaattatttttatacttCAATAGATTATATAAATAGATTATatagacatataaaataatagtatGTACGTAGTTAAACAGAGAATATATGTAAACTAAAACAGAGAGttggttaattaattttatagaCAAGTTTCTTAAATTATACAAGTATCtagttattttatatttatttgatggaAAATACTTACataaacacaatcataacacTTGTTCTTACACACAACCGATCAcattctttttattaattaaaaattaaaaataaaattgcctCTCTCTtcttttatctcaaccaccccataagaattaaaaacaaaattaaaattaaaatatatttatattctctCTTTTCATTAGTTGTGTCTAAAAATATGGATTTAGGTTCGTATTCATACAAATATGAAAATAGTTCGAATCCACTTAAAACAAAAcggaattttcttttattttaaaaaaactaaaataatatatcAATATATATTTATGAGTGTCTATGCCGCAATTAtagaattctttttcttttttttcattttgggcAGGCATCTTACATGCCTCAGCCCTAAATATGAGTCACAGATAATCTCAACCACAATTAAAAAACTATTATAGTATTATCTATATATAGCTAGTGTCGTGTGTGTCCGTCTCAACTAGAGCAAAACGAGAAAAAGTAAAGCAAAGAAAACACATACATCGCGATAGGTGGGGGCGCTCTTCGCTCGTTCACCATGGTAACGAGAATCAACCGAAATTGCTATATAATCCCGCGAAGCATATGCCTGAAACACCAACAACACATATAAAATCCACGATTATAATCATCAAGAAATCCTATTTCATAAGAAAAAATAGAAACAGAGAAAATGCATTAGCAACCTCTAGCAATGGACGCAAAAATTCTTTATACTTGTTTGTACTGTGAAGGAAAACAACTGCAGGTCTTTTTATCTCTTTATCACTTTCCTTCAAGCTCAAAATTAACACAGGCAACTTTCCTTGTTCTCCTTCCTACAAAATCAAcgattatttcaacaaattatTCTCTAGATCTAAAAGTCAAACGGAATAACAATAATAtcgattcaaaattcaaatccaaagAAATCGAATACTTACCTCTATATTTAAAAACAGATTCTCCTCCTTGAGCAAATCTTTGAAGTTCTCAATGTCTTTCTTAGGACAGGATTTCATAATCTCCTGTTATAAAACTGTTAGTAGATTGAATTTGAACATGCAGATGAAGAAGATAATCAAATGAGTGTTGAAACTTGAATTGAACCTCATCCATTGACGGTGGAGAATTCAGATACCAAGCATCCGCTACTGGTTTTGCGATTTCAACCGTTAACGGAACTGAAAATAAGTAACAAACGAATTTCATttctagaagaagaagaagaaaaaacagaGAATCATCAATGCACAAATTCAATACATAACGATCGAATTTGATTGTTGTACCTTGAGGAGTTCGTCTCTTACGGAGCATTTGTAGAAACTCTGATCGGAACTCGCTCTCGGTTTTAATCGcttctttttcttccatttttgtttCAGTTTCGAGATGTGGAGATTCCATGTGAGCGAGAGTTTGAGCGGTTATGGTTCCGTTTCCTTGTGTGGCACGCGTTTCGTATTTATAATCAACCATTTTGAGTGTAGTATTGGGAGAGGGTGAGAATACGGTTGCAGTTAGAGGCTCAAGGTGGCACGTGTGGTTGACGAGAGTTGGCACGTGTAATGATC
Encoded proteins:
- the LOC131660031 gene encoding uncharacterized protein LOC131660031, which translates into the protein MKLPPARPLRSLHVPTLVNHTCHLEPLTATVFSPSPNTTLKMVDYKYETRATQGNGTITAQTLAHMESPHLETETKMEEKEAIKTESEFRSEFLQMLRKRRTPQVPLTVEIAKPVADAWYLNSPPSMDEEIMKSCPKKDIENFKDLLKEENLFLNIEEGEQGKLPVLILSLKESDKEIKRPAVVFLHSTNKYKEFLRPLLEAYASRDYIAISVDSRYHGERAKSAPTYRDALISAWKTGDTMPFIYDTVWDLIKLADYLTQREDIDPSRIGITGISLGGMHAWFAGAADTRYAVVAPLIGVQGFRWAIDNDKWHERVESIKPVFEVARDDLGKSGIDKDVVEKVWDRIAPGLASNYDSPYSIPSIAPRPLLILNGAEDPRCPLAGLENLRLKVSQIYAEFQCSDNFKFIGEPKIGHQITKFQVKESSDWFDKFLKPQQLEPKF